The sequence AGAACTGCCGGCGGGATGCCCTGCACTCCAGGGTCTGGGCGATGGCCACCTGATTGGTTTTCAGCGTCATGGCCGTCAGCCTGATGTTGGCACTGTTGACTAGCTTGAATCGGTTCTGGAGGAAAAACAAGGCACAGCCATCGGGTCCATTGTTATGTTCGACGTCTAGACAAGGTGACCAGGGCTTGGGGAAAAAGGTGCCTTGATAGCCCAGTCTACTGAGGAGGGGGTGGAAGGTGTCGAAGTAGTGGTCCACCTCTTGGAGGCACAGTATATCGGGCTGGTAGGCTAGGATCTCTTCCAGGATGAgacatttcctttcttcccactTGAGTGCTTCGATAGGGCACTGTACGAAGTTGTCTTTGCCTTCCCCAAGCGCTGAAATAAAAAAGCCAATCAGCTGTCAGCTACGAGAACCACGGCTCCTAAGAACCTGGGAATCTCTGCAGGTTTGAGGCTACCCAAGAGCTTCAGAGGGCTTCCCCTGCTGCAGACGCCTGCGGTGATCCTTCTCTATCATGCACCAGCCCACCAAACTGGGTAATTAATGTCTTACCCTCCAGGAGAAGCAAGCCCCTGATGCTTTCATATTAAAACCATTTCTTATTACTATGTTCTAGGACCTGAGATCCTccattttagtctttttcttctctttaagatttttattttttctattataattgatttaccatgttccGTCACGTTTTAGTCTTAAACAGTGTTTTCTCTGCACTCCCAGAGATGTTAACTGTGCCAGATGAAATATATACACTTAACTCTATATAATGATTTCAACACTGACTATGGTAATCCATACTAAGCCTCTTCAGACACCACTCAGAGTAAATGACATCTGTTTTAAATGGGCAGCTTTTCCTACTTGTGGATGAAcacctgagaaaaaaagaaaaatatcaaagactGGAAAGGCAGGAAGTATGCCCTTCTTttccagaaaagaggaaaaaatggtaACCCTGgttttttcttaacatttcaaCTGCTACGTGATCGGCAATAATACAGAAAGTTGACTGACACATCTGTTTGACTTCAGCAGACCCAGGAAAGGAGTCCTTCCTACCACAACAAAgtattatcttggagttcctgttgtggctcagccagttgagaatctgactagtatccaagaggatgagggtttgacccctggcctcgctcagtgggttaaggatctggcactgctgggagctgtggtgtaggttgaagatgtgcatcagatccagtgttactgtgcctatggtgcaggctggcagctgtagctctgatttgacccgtaacctgggaacttccctataccggaggtgcggctataaaaagacaaggaaaaaaaaaagacagaaaaaaagaaaagaaaaagtaatatctTAGAGCAGAGAGGAGTGAAGAAACACCGCTGGCCTCAAATTATAAAGAGGTGTCTGGATGCGAATCTGGCCACAAGCAAGCGTGCCCAGATGCACCCTAACCCCCACACAGCTCTCATCCCCTGCAGAAAGTTCTATGTCAACCAATCAGCAGACTCTGGTTCCCCCTGACAAATCTCTTATTGCTCTGGACTGAAAGCTGGGGACAACAGAGAGGCTAataaaagtcctttttttaagtCTGGATGTGCTGGGAAGCAGAGAGACGTTCACTGAACTTGAAGAGCCTGCAAATGTGGAAGGTACGGAAGACATTCGAGTTGCTGGATTTATTAGTGAAAACTTGATGACTCCCTTTCCTACCCACCCTGTGGGAGCTCCCCATGCTGCTCTAGTCACCCCCCCCCCTTCATCCCACCCATGCCTCGTCCCTCCACGGATGGCTTCGTTTGGGATCCGGGCACAAACATGGCGGGCATACCTTGGGCAAGGATGTTCCACTGCATGACCCTAATAGGTGGGTGGCTGCTGGGGCCATCTGCCCTCAGATCCACAAAATCCCTCTGGAAGCGGGGAGGCCGAGTGTGCAGGACAGCCCTGCATTCCTCAAGGAGCTCTTTAGGGTCGATGGGCTCCAGATGTTCTGTGTCGGGTGTCACCAAGTACTCTGGGTGCTGGGCAGCAGCGCTGCTGTTGAGCGTCTTGGCGAGCGCACTATATAGCCTGCTCGTGCCGTTGCCCATGGGATACACTACGGGAAAGGAAAGCACAGTTACACATGCcactcctcctcctgcccttcttCCATTCTCCCTTAGCTTAACTGGGAGGTAGCACAGTTATTGTCCACAGAAGCCAAGAGCTCAATTCAGGGCGATGCTGCCATGTTCACGATTCACAGGATGGATTAAGGGAGGACTTTCCAGGTTCTAGCTTTTCCACTAGGACAGGTACTTGAAAAATGGCTGTTGAATAACTTGATCTTCATggatttgtctttatattttacaaaCCCAGTCTTATGAAAGCATGGCTAGCTACACAAAATACAGATTCCTTTCTaaattgttgttgttgcctttttagggccgcaggtgcagtatatggaagttcccaggccaagggtagaattggagctatggccgctagcctataccacagctcatgcaacgagggatccgatccgagccgagtctacgacctacaccacagctcatagcaatgccagatccttaacccactgagcgaggctagggatcgaatccacatcttcatggatactactcaggttcgttaccactgaggcacgatgggaacccccccaAATTTTAATAGAACTTGAAGTCCAGTTTGTAAAGAGCCAGATGTTAGAAACCCCAGTTAGTCCTAAAGAGGTTAGGTTAGCACAGGCTGTTGCTCTAGCCATGCCAGGGATCCAGATCCCTCTGCTATGTATGGGAAGAGCACACCCCATTTCTCCTCATCTAAACGGATTAAAATGCTCTAAGGAGAACAGGGCAAAACCTTCATTGAATGAGCAAGAGGGGAGCTGTAATTGTCACTTCACTTGTAAGCAGTTGATCGCTCTTTTAAAAGGTCAACCACGTTTCTCTTCATTACAGTGTAAATTAGGGGCAGATTGGACTTGGAACAACCATCAAGATTCTGTGCATGATGCATCCTGGAATGGAGGAATCTGAGTTTCCCATCCAAATCCTTGCCCTCCCTTTCAAGACACAAAGTTCTCTTCATAAAACATATTATTTGGCAAGCTGATGGCATCTGAAACCAGCAGTCAATCCAATTCACTGCAGCAGGTCACAAAAGCAAATTCAAATGTTCACCACCAAGTGTCCTTAAACATCAAGAGCAACAAGCATGCAGGCATGCTCTCCATCGTGCCCTTGCATCAACTCAAAgtagtgccccccccccaacaagaGAACTAGATGAAGGCAAAGAAACGCACACCCAGTCCTCCCAACATACATTTCTGTGTCCGTGCAACTGCAAGCAAGCCTGTTCTtctcacaaacacacatgcaggAACATGTGCACACACCTGTTTCGAACTGATTTGaacatgttaaattttaaaaaaataatttgcttgcCTATCTGAGTATGTGGGTCCAAAGAAATCTTCTTGGCTGGCAATACAACTTTGAAAATCTTTCTTCTGTaattctagttaaaaaaaaaaaaaaaaagggggggggcagtgaAAATCCTACAGTTTCTCAAGTGTGGTTTCCAGATCAGTAGTATCAGCATCGCCCAAATGGAAGGGCACCATGGGGCATTTCAAGTGTGAGACTAACAGCAATATTTGACGTCTGTCAGGCTCAGGCAAACTACCAGCCTGATGCATTTCAGCTTCAAAAGGACTGCTCTACATTCTTTTAATGACATCATATCTTTGCCAAGCTTTAGTTCTGTAGTGGTAGTTGTGGTAAAAAGCAAGgattacacagaaataaatgtgaaaaagaagGTAACAGTGTCCCACAGGAGTCAAAAGTTTGAGGCGTTATGTGAAGCCTAAACCACACTTCCTTCTAAAACTTAGAAAAACCTTCACATAAAGTGAATGAGGAAGAGAATAACATCTGTTCAGACTACGAAACCATGCCAAAAAGACATGCCTGGAGAGCCAAGTGCAACTGTATCCTATGTAAAAGTGAGCTAAAGGTCACTAAGAAAGTGGCAGAATAGCCTAAATTAGAATTGGAAAACTAAGAAATAAGGCAACAAAAAGAATcagtaaaaaaatattaacaaagaaacGAggggatgttcccattgtggctcagtggtagtgaacctgactattagtatccatgaggttgcgggttcgatccctggcctggctcaatgggttaaggacccggcacactgtgagctatggtgtaggtcacagacgtggcttggatctggcgttgctgtggttgtggtgaaggctagcagctgcagctccaatttgatccctagcccaggaacttccatatgctgcagatgtggtcctaaaaaaaaaaaagagagagagagagagaggataaagCATTTGAGAAATAGTGGCAAATATTATAtgcaccccccccttttttttttgctttttggggccacatccatggcatatgcaagttcccaagctaggggtcgaatcagagctttcgctgcccgcctacaccacagccacagccacatgggatctgagcagtatctgtgacctacaccacagctcacggcaatgccaggtccctaacccactgagagaggccagagattgaacccgcatcctcatggatcctggctgggttcgttaaccactgtgacacaaagggaactcctaaatgcccATTTTAAGCAAAGATCCAACATAGAGATAATGGGATTTCTTGCAGCAGGAAAACCAAGGCAAGCACATGGAACAAATACTAAAAACTATAAATCAAGAGAACTTAGGAGCACAGAGTTTCAATCTGCAGGATGGATTAAATTCTGGAGGTCTGATGCAGAGCAGGGTGACTTTTCAATAATTCGGTATTGAATACTTGAAGTCTTTTACACGGGTAGATCCTGTGTGGTCTCACcccccacccaacacacacagtAACTATGTGAGTGACAGATGTGTCAATTAGCTTGACTGAAGTAATACCAACGTATCAAATATCAACACATTGTGTAGTACACTGTAAATACATAcgatttttatttgttaattatacctcaataaagctggaaaaataaagtGGTCTAACAGGGAAAATAAGGTAAAACATGTATCACAGACATACTCAAACATCAATACATAAAGGTCTGCCTTACCTTTGTTATTCTAAAgaaaagaggaggggaaaaaaacccttaaaaccaCATACTGAAAACATCACATACCTGAGAATATCAACCTAGAATGACCAATACCAACTGGacggtaaagaaaaagaaaaaaatcccagagttcccatcatggctcagtggttaacgaatccgactaggaaccatgaggtgtcaggttcaatccctggccttgctcagtgggttaaggatctggcattgctatgagctgtggtgtaggttgcagacgcagctcagatctgacttggctgtggctgtggtgtaggccagaggctacagctccgatttgacccctaacctgggaagctccagccgtcataggtgctgccctaaaaaggaggaaaaaaaagaatccaactgcagcagctcaggtggctatgaaagtgcaggttcaatccccagcccagcagagtggattacaggatctggcattgctgcaacttcagccattctaaaaaaaaaaaaaaaaaaagtctacacacaataaatgctggagagggtggggagaaaaggaaaccctcctacactgctggtgggaatgtaaactggtacaaccaacACAGAGGACAGCACAGAGGTTCCTTAAAGAAACTAAATATTAGAACTACCAtagatccagcaaacccactcttggGAACATATcaggagaaaaccatgattcaaaaagacagtgcaccccaatgttcacagcaacgctactcacaatagctaagacatgaaagcaacctaaatgtccatcaacagaggaatggattaagacgatgtggtacgtatatacaatggaatattactcagccataaaaaaagaacgaaataatgccatttgcagcaacaaagaCCTACAGATTTGTCATACTAAGTAAGTGAGATGGACAAATATCACCAGGTCACTAATATGTGGTTATctaatcaaaaatgacacaaaacagcaacagactcaaagatttttttttctttctatagccacaactgtggcatctggaagttctcaggcttgggtgtgaatcagagctgcagctgccagctacactacgtccatagcaacactgggtatggagccacatctgcaacccacactgcagcctgcaacactggatccttaacctgctgcaccacatgggaactctctaaGGAGTTTTGTTTGGTGGGGGCAGACTGGGAGGTCTTGATACTTTGTCAATCAATCCCCAGCAGATATGGCATTTCTACAGCAACAATTTTAAGGTAAAACTATCATTATGTGTGTGATGCTgtgtgaatatacatataaatgcacatgaatgaatatttatatacttCTATGTAGAACATGATAGATATTTAGCCAATAAGTATAAAAGCTGAAACGACAAATACATTCTACATTCAGAACTTAGTGCACACACATGGAGTCTGTAAATACTATTTTCTAGGATCTtctatttcaggtttttttttttttccttttttaggactgcactggtcccaaatggaagttcccaggctaggggtcgaattgcagctggagctgctggcctacaccacagccatagcaacacaggacccttaacccactgaggccaaggattgaacctgggccctcacagagactatgttgcgttcttaacccattaagccacaatgagaactccccaattcgtgtgtgtgtgtgtgtgtgtgtgtgtgtgtgtgtgtgtgtgtgtgtatagatgtatatatatgagaaactaaatcactttgctatatacttgaaacattgtaaatcaactacacttcaattaaaaacaaaaacaaaaacaactatccagaattccctggtggtgcaagaagttaagaatccagcactgccactgctgtggtgtgggttccatctctggccttggaacttttgcatgctgtgggtgcagccaaaaaaacaaacaaaacaaaaccacgaTATGGAAGATCTGCATAACCCAGTTAACcaacatttatttcacaaatgacCAATACAAAGTTCACTGACATGGTATCAGATTCCAAGTtgcaaaaaactattaaaatagaaACTACCACAAAGAATATTAACTACAAGTCATCTTAAAAGGCTATTAAGATGCTTTTTCTCCTGACTACATTATCTGTGAGAGACTGGATTTATTTTAACCAAAAGAATATATCACAACAGATTGAATGGAGAAGCAGCTATGAGAATACAACTGTCTCTTATTAAGCCAGACCTTAAGAGAATTCCAAAAATGTCAAACAATGCTACTcttcactaatttcttttttgttttagaagACAGTTATTtttccacatacaaaaaaaagatCCTTACTTTGATCATTTGTTAAAATCCTTAACACTGACTTTATTATTAGATTTAATGACTTGATAAACATTGAAAAATGTTCTCATGTTTTACTAACTTGATATACATgtcatattaaataaaattctgtggAGCCCTCCACagggctttttggtttttttttttttaagaatgaaaaggtATCCAGAGAATAAAAAGTGGGAATGTCTCCTTGAATTCAACCATCCTCTAAGTGTGGACATCCTGTTTCAGCAGACAAACAAAGCAACTCCTTAGGAAAAAACAGAGCTAAAAAAGGTGAAATGAACTAACAGAAAGTAGACATGTCTATAATTCATTTAACCACAGTTTATCTCAAACTGACAGGGTACCTGATCCTGATCACAAAAGGTGGGAGGTCACCGCTCTCTACTGTCCCCAGGCTGCTCCAGGGACCAGCACACTACCTCCACATCACAGACAAGCTTCCCTCATCGCTACCCTGGGACTTCTCATTCCAGACTGAGCTTTTCTACACCTCAGAAATACCCTTCTCACCAAGTCAGCTTATGGAATCAAATCAGAAGGGATCTGAGGAAGTCCCATTCGTTTCTTCCTGTcttcagttgtttgtttgtttttgttttcatctttttagagccacgccctcagcatatggaagtacccaggctagggggtgaaccggagctgtagctgtcagtctacacacagtcacagcaatgcaggatctgagccatgtctgtaacctacagcagagctcatggcaatgccggacccttaacccattgaaagaggccagggatcgaacctgcgtcctcatggatgctagtcagattcgtttctgctgagccacggcaggaactccagttcttcttttctgcctctaATCCTAAGAGCATATGAGCTTTATATTTAGTTCCAAAACCTTCTGGTAACAGACAGCAATTCAAAAAAAGTGCAAAACCTTGAGCTAGAGATTAATAATTAAAAGTGGACACGATGAAGAATTCACGTGCTATTTTTGTGCTTCTAACACCGTACCAAAGCTCAGATCCGCCTAAAAACTCCAAGGTAGTAGGGCAGTTATTTAAATTTGAGAACAAAGCAGGGCTGGTGCATGTGGGGTACCCTTCTGTCCCTCCCCCACAAAGGATGGTGCCAGTGACAGCTGAATGTTTCCTATGTACCACTCACAGTTCTGCTGCTTTGACTATGGTATCCTCAAGCCTCACCATAATCCTAGATTGTATGCCTTTTACAAGGTGGGAGTAACTTAGTAACAATTCCTGTGGTCtcacctgtttttaaaaagccgctttcttcttttagaatatcaaccattaaaaaaacattcttttggagtttccacagtggcgcaacaggattggtggcatcttgggagcgctgggacatggGTTGCATCCCAGCCtgggcacagtgcgttaaggatccagagtgttgccacagctgcggcttgggctgcgactgtggctgggatctgatccctggcctgggagttccatatgccacggggtggccaaaaaaaccaaaccaaaccaaaacaaacaaacaaaaaaacccattcttttctcatataaataCATGATTCCGAGGTTGCTTGCCTTCCTGCTGTAGTTTTATGCCTTAACAGGGGTTGTCATTCAGAGCTTGAAAATGACTGTTCAGAACAGCACCGTGGGGAGGAAGCCACTTTGCTGGGGCAGAGGTAGTACACACAATTCATCCAGGTGGTAGGTAGCTAAAATACTAGAAGTATCTTCTACTCAAGTTTTATTTGGCACTCATACTGGCTTCTAGGTCCAATGTGACATGTGTTTGcagggttatttttttatttgacccCATATTACATTCGGTTTTTGCCCCAAATTCATCCCCCCCAACCACTTCAGAAAAGAAAGTATCAGCCATCATTCTCAACGTAATACACATGACATAACACACACAGGCAAAAAAGATGacaacaaacaacaataacaacaacaacaacaaaaaaagatggcAACAGTGTTGTCATGTAGCTGTACCGCTTTCATCACAGACCTCGATGCTTCATtccatgatgatgatgatacatACATACCTCACTGCTACTTTATAGGAATAACTCTTTTTATCCTTATAACAGCCTTTAAAGATTTGCTGGAGAATTCAGATtatttagattccagaaataCATTAGTGGTATGTCACCCCTTACCTTCctaataaataaagcaaatgtgaGCTAATCACTAAAATATagaatacagagttcccattgtggttcagtggaaacaaacccaactagtatccatgaggatgcgggtttgatctctggcccagctcagtgggtcaagaatctggcgttgctgtggctgtggtgtaggccggcagctatagctcagattcgacccctagcttggaaacttccatatgctgcgagtgcagctcaaaaaaacaaaacaaaacaaaacaaaacccatacacacatatatataatatatatagaatatatttactccctctctctatatgtatagaatacattttatatacatatagagaatagattcactcctttttttttcttttttggccacacccatggcatatggaagttcctgggccaggggtcaaatctaagccagagctgcagcaacactggatccttaacccactgtgccaggcaggggagcaaacctgtgcctccacagagacaagctggatcattaagcccttgtgctacagcaggaacttttttttgtttgttttttttaaaaagctgtggtgtgcagtggcttgatgtggggaatctcaattcccagaccacaGACTGAACCTTGGCCGCAGTGGTGAAAGAgctctaaccactagaccactagggaactcccaagtatatgtttactttttataCTACCGATTGCTACACACTTCTCAAGAAATTGGCAGACCACAGTATAAGTTCCTAAGAGTGCCAACCATCAGAGGGAATGATGGGGGACAGTTTAATGAAACATCTTCAATCAACAGTTAGAATGAGAATCCTCACCATGCGCCCCAGACTGCCTGGGCTAACCAGTCCACACAGTCCTAACAGCACCTCAAAAATCACCACAGAAAGACCCCTCCACATAATGTTTTTCTAGTTACCCACAAATGCGTGTAATTCTAGAGTTTGCGCAAACCAGCCTATTAATAATTTCTCCCACCTTTAGTCTGAGTTTAGTCTCTTGAAATGATGGCTTGGCCAAAATGCTGATTAAAAAGCAGAAACTAAACAAAAGTCAGGATTATCTGGATACACACCTGAGAAACTGCTGGAGCCGAGCAACCTTGGGCCCAAGGAAACCTCCAAGAGTAAAGTACGCAGAACTGCAAAGGACAGACGTCACAGGAAGCCATCATTGAAACAGCAAGCTTATGCTGCCACCTACTGGCCATATGCTGAACCACATCAAAGTTCAGACATCTAATTCAGCAGCTCATTTTCATTAGGCTCTTTAGAGCAGGTTCCTGAGTAAACGTTGCCACCTTCAAAATATTCACAAGATAACCATCCACCTAAAATAGCTTGGGTATTGGATATGGGTGATATTTACTGAAGATATAAAGATTCATTGCCCCCACACCTGACAGCTTCAAGGAGCAAGCCTCAGTGGCTCCCTTCTCCTTACACCTGACCTGCTTCCTGACTTAAACCACCCTGGATATCTGAACCATAATCCTTGTCCCTAAGTTCCTGGTGAATAAGGACTAGATCCATCTCATTTACCACTTCCCCCAGGACTCAGCCCAGTGCTTCTGAAACGTTGATAGAAGAAAGGATGGCAAGTGACAGCAGCAAAGTGTCAAGGACCCTGTCAAACACTGGCAGGGGAACTGCCCTGGGTTGGGAAAGCACTTTATGGTATACTGTGCACTTTTACTTGCTGAAAGCTGTTATCCTCTTAGGAACTCCTTggctattttatagatgatgctCAATGGGACAAGTCACTATTACCTTTCTGGAATTTTGTGAGGCTGTAATTAGGGTcctttctgtgttgttttttaCTCATCTGCTAGAAAACCAAAACTCAACTGCACAGCATGACTCCTGCAGGTCTGCCTTCAATTTTTGTGTGGCAATATGGATTTGTAGGACATTAACTCCTGGACCCCAGAGACTGGATTCTAAGTGCCAGTTTAGGAAAATGCTATTTTCTGGTGAGGGTCAAATATTTCAGTCAGTGATCAGTCTTCAAATAtctattattggagttcccgtcgtggcgcagtggttaactaggaaccatgagattgcgggttcgatccctgcccttgctcagtgggttaacgatccggtgttgccgtgagctgtggtgtaggttgcagacgcggctgggatcctgcattgctgtggctctggtgtaggctggtggctacggctccgattagacccctagcctgggaatctccatatgccacgggagtggcccaagaaatagcaaaaagacccaaaaaaagaaaaaaaaatctctattattGAGCACCACTGACTAACGTTGACAGGCATGCCTGAAGTCCTTAGCAGTTGAGCATGTTAGCATGTGAAGGGATAAGGGCTAAAGCTTCAACTTTCCTCAGTGAGATCTGGCTACAGTTCTGAAGGCAAAATGGCCTTAAACACATGGACTCCGGTTAGGCTGTCTGGTTTCAAATCCCATCTCCTCTTTTTACTTATCGgatacctctctgtgcctcagtctctttCTTTGAGGATCACTTTGGGTTACTGTGTACTTCCTTGGGTTACTGTGAAGAATGAGTTAAACTAAATGTCTAGCACATCCTAAGTGGTAGAAATGCTAGGCATTTTGCTACACTTAGCAAAGCTCACTCTCTGAGTTTAAAGAGATGCTATTAACCTTGGAGAGCCCAGCCTGGGCCCTACTACTTGaatgtattttcattattcttccCAATAATCCAGCAAAATGGGTATGTGCTTGCCATTTTATAGATACTAACATTAAGTGACTGAATGCACAGGTTTCTCAGGATTGCACAACTGGCAAAGGGACTGGCTCTGCAGGCCCGAGCGGTCTGCACCTTGGACTGTGGCTCATAGGCGTCTGAGTGCTGATCCGGAGTCAGGACAACTGCGTGGAGGCGAGCCAGGGGCACGCACATGCCCGGGGAATGAGCAGAGGGCAAgttccacctcctccctctgccatCCATCGAGGCACACATGTTGGCACAGCACAAAGTGTACAAGGCGGAGTAAGGACCCACCCCGCCCTACTGGAGAGATCAAGTGAAGGTCATGCCTCTCAACCTAACGTGTCTAAAAATATAAGCTCCTAGACACAGGACAACCCAACGACCTTTCTCTGCTAGGCAGCAGTCACGGACAAGAATGCCAGGACATGGATGCCAGACCAGCAGGTCAGACTCCTCTAGAACATAtggtaaggaaaaagaaatccctCCACCATAAAAGCTTAGGTTAACCTGTTAAAATTGGTGCTCCGTTTTCAGTTGGCTGGCCAAGCATTTCCATAAGCTGGGCTTTTCCAGCATAATGCTCtgaagtaaaaacatttttttttttttgtctttccgcctttttctagggccgcacctgcagcatatggaggttcccaggctaggggtcaaattggagccgtagccgccggcctacgccagagccaacagcaacgcgggatccaagccacatctgcaacctacaccacagctcacagcaatgccggatccccaacccgctgagcaagggcagggatcgaaccggcaacctcatggttcctagtcggattcgttaaccactgagccatgacggggaactcctctgaaataaaactgaaaaggcGGAGAAGTGGAAAGAATCTGGTGGGATGGCAGCTCTCCACTAAGACGGTGTTACTGCCTGATGCTCATTATAAACATTTCTGGGACACTCAAGGGGGTGCGGGTTTACAGCTGCGGATGGAAAATAGGGAGCAAA comes from Phacochoerus africanus isolate WHEZ1 chromosome 10, ROS_Pafr_v1, whole genome shotgun sequence and encodes:
- the NOCT gene encoding nocturnin isoform X3 encodes the protein MGNGTSRLYSALAKTLNSSAAAQHPEYLVTPDTEHLEPIDPKELLEECRAVLHTRPPRFQRDFVDLRADGPSSHPPIRVMQWNILAQALGEGKDNFVQCPIEALKWEERKCLILEEILAYQPDILCLQEVDHYFDTFHPLLSRLGYQGTFFPKPWSPCLDVEHNNGPDGCALFFLQNRFKLVNSANIRLTAMTLKTNQVAIAQTLECRASRRQFCIAVTHLKARTGWERFRSAQGCDLLQNLQNITQGAKIPLIICGDFNAEPTEEVYKHFASSSLNLSSAYKLLSADGQSEPPYTTWKIRTSGECRHTLDYIWYSRQALSVRSALDLLTEEQIGPNRLPSFNYPSDHLSLVCDFSFNEES
- the NOCT gene encoding nocturnin isoform X2, with protein sequence MFQSPRRLCSALLQRDAPGLRRPPGPPPRRRSPPPAAGPRPASPRLLAAVSAAQGAARSSSRTVYPMGNGTSRLYSALAKTLNSSAAAQHPEYLVTPDTEHLEPIDPKELLEECRAVLHTRPPRFQRDFVDLRADGPSSHPPIRVMQWNILAQALGEGKDNFVQCPIEALKWEERKCLILEEILAYQPDILCLQEVDHYFDTFHPLLSRLGYQGTFFPKPWSPCLDVEHNNGPDGCALFFLQNRFKLVNSANIRLTAMTLKTNQVAIAQTLECRASRRQFCIAVTHLKARTGWERFRSAQGCDLLQNLQNITQGAKIPLIICGDFNAEPTEEVYKHFASSSLNLSSAYKLLSADGQSEPPYTTWKIRTSGECRHTLDYIWYSRQALSVRSALDLLTEEQIGPNRLPSFNYPSDHLSLVCDFSFNEES
- the NOCT gene encoding nocturnin isoform X1, with the protein product MASRWQHKLAVSMMASCDVCPLQFCVLYSWRFPWAQGCSAPAVSQNYRRKIFKVVLPAKKISLDPHTQIVYPMGNGTSRLYSALAKTLNSSAAAQHPEYLVTPDTEHLEPIDPKELLEECRAVLHTRPPRFQRDFVDLRADGPSSHPPIRVMQWNILAQALGEGKDNFVQCPIEALKWEERKCLILEEILAYQPDILCLQEVDHYFDTFHPLLSRLGYQGTFFPKPWSPCLDVEHNNGPDGCALFFLQNRFKLVNSANIRLTAMTLKTNQVAIAQTLECRASRRQFCIAVTHLKARTGWERFRSAQGCDLLQNLQNITQGAKIPLIICGDFNAEPTEEVYKHFASSSLNLSSAYKLLSADGQSEPPYTTWKIRTSGECRHTLDYIWYSRQALSVRSALDLLTEEQIGPNRLPSFNYPSDHLSLVCDFSFNEES